From a region of the Impatiens glandulifera chromosome 4, dImpGla2.1, whole genome shotgun sequence genome:
- the LOC124934564 gene encoding extensin-like, whose amino-acid sequence MPAPHHSSPPVEGKPSVDVKSHSHKSPKTSHPSPPPPPTEKHMPSPPERRETTVDVKPPPHKSPKTPHLSPPPPPTEKHMPSPPVGVKPPSHKLPKKSQPSPSPPPTDKTMQSPPVDVKPPSLNRLRHTHSSPPPPPTDKPTPSPPVDVKPPSHKSPKTPHPPPPASSSYHLVNRLPVQKPAQAPHHPSTPIHKPSPAPHHPSPLDERKSWVNVRDPPKSNSKHHHVMPSPSIY is encoded by the coding sequence ATGCCAGCTCCGCACCATTCATCACCGCCAGTTGAGGGAAAACCATCGGTTGATGTGAAATCACATTCGCATAAATCGCCTAAGACATCACATCCATCGCCTCCACCACCACCCACTGAGAAACATATGCCATCACCGCCAGAAAGAAGGGAAACAACAGTTGATGTGAAACCACCTCCCCATAAATCGCCTAAGACACCACATCTATCGCCTCCTCCGCCACCCACAGAGAAGCATATGCCATCACCACCAGTTGGTGTGAAACCACCTTCCCATAAATTGCCTAAGAAATCACAGCCATCGCCTTCACCGCCACCCACAGATAAGACTATGCAATCACCACCAGTTGATGTGAAACCACCTTCCCTAAATCGCCTAAGACACACACATTCATCGCCTCCACCGCCACCAACAGATAAGCCTACGCCATCACCACCAGTTGATGTGAAACCACCTTCCCATAAATCGCCTAAGACGCCACATCCACCGCCACCCGCATCGTCGTCATATCATTTGGTAAACCGTCTCCCTGTACAGAAGCCTGCACAAGCTCCGCACCATCCATCGACGCCCATACATAAGCCTAGTCCAGCTCCGCACCATCCATCACCGCTAGATGAGAGGAAATCGTGGGTTAATGTTAGAGACCCTCCTAAAAGTAATTCAAAGCATCACCACGTGATGCCATCACCATCCATTTACTAA
- the LOC124934565 gene encoding protein TRACHEARY ELEMENT DIFFERENTIATION-RELATED 7A-like produces MPSPPKEGKPPFDANPPPYKSPKIPHQSPLPPPTEKLMPSPPVDVKPPSHKSPKTPHPSPPPPPTDKTMPSPPVDEKPPSHKSPKTPHSSPPPPPTDKPIPSPPVDVKPHSHKSPKTHIHRHPHRRQIIG; encoded by the coding sequence ATGCCATCACCGCCAAAAGAAGGGAAACCACCGTTTGATGCAAACCCACCTCCCTATAAATCGCCTAAGATACCACATCAATCGCCCCTTCCGCCACCCACAGAGAAGCTTATGCCATCACCACCAGTTGATGTGAAACCACCTTCCCATAAATCTCCTAAGACACCACATCCATCGCCTCCACCGCCACCCACAGATAAGACTATGCCATCACCACCAGTGGATGAGAAACCACCTTCCCATAAATCTCCTAAGACACCACATTCATCGCCTCCACCGCCACCCACAGATAAGCCTATTCCATCACCACCAGTTGATGTGAAACCACATTCCCATAAATCTCCTAAGACGCACATTCACCGCCACCCACATCGTCGTCAAATCATTGGGTGA